The genomic region ctggtgttttggcccattcctccatgcagatcttctcgagagcagtgatgttttggggctgtcgccgagcaacacggactttcaactcccgccacagattttctatggggttgaggtctggagactggctaggccactccaggactttcaaatgcttcttacggagccactcctttgttgcccgggcagtgtgttttggatcattgtcatgttggaagacccagcctcgtttcatcttcaaagttctcactgatggaaggaggttttggctcaaaatctcacgatacatggccccattcattctgtccttaacacggatcagtcgtcctgtccccttggcagaaaaacagccccatagcatgatgtttccacccccatgcttcacagtaggtatggtgttcttgggatgcaactcagtattcttcgtcctccaaacacgacgagttgagtttataccaaaaagttctactttggtttcatctgaccacatgacattctcccaatcctctgctgtatcatccatgtgctctctggcaaacttcagacgggcctggacatgcactggcttcagcagcggaacacgtctggcactgcgggatttgattccctgccgttgtagtgtgttactgatggtgacctttgttactttggtcccagctctctgcaggtcattcaccaggtcccctcgtgtggttctgggatctttgctcaccgttctcatgatcattttgaccccacgggatgagatcttgcgtggagccccagctcgagggagattatcagtggtcttgtgtgtcttccattttctgatgattgctcccacagttgattttatcacaccaagctgcttgcctattgtagattcactcttcccagtctggtgcaggtctacaatacttttcctggtgtccttcgaaagctctttagtcttggccatggcggcgtttggagtctgactgtttgaggctgtggacaggtgtcttttatacagatgatgagttcaaacaggtgccattcatacaggtaacgagtgggggacagaaaagcttcttacagaagacgttacaggtctgtgagagccagagattttccatgtttgaggtgaccaaatacttattttccaccctaatttacgaataaattctttacaaatcctaccatgtggattcatggattttttttttcacattctgtctctcacagttgaagtgtacctctggtgcaaattactgacctctgtcatcattttaagtgggggaacttgcacaatcggtggctgactaaatacttttttgccccactgtacacacacacaattttaacAAGTTGTTTCTGTGCTTaaatttcttacatttttttcttccattgaTTAACCCACTATTTGAAATCAGATATTTTTCACTATTCTTCTTGGTTTATACATGAACTCTCCTTTGAGTACATTTCCTTACAACCAGAATATTATGATTGTTGGACAATCATGTAGTCAGACTcgggtttctttgttttctggtCTTCATGAAAGCCAAATCAGAACGTTTTTCCTCAGAAGTAGCTATTCCACTTCTGGGGTGAGCAACCTGTGCTCCCAAAATATCATTTTTGAGCATTTTAGTGGCCAAAAAGAATCTATATAGAGCTGCAAAACAAATCTGAattttattagaaaaaaaaagaaaaaaaggtgataCAGCCTGTTCCTGTTAAATATACATGTGTCTTTCAACATTACTAATACTaatacatgaaaaataattaatatctTTTACCACATTTGGCTACTCTACAGTGGGCTATATGATTATTTGGTACTTGGCATGGTGGTAAAGGGCACAAAGATCCACAGCCCATCTGTTCCCTTTTAATTCTGTAGGTTTTCTCTCAGTGCTCTGGTTTCCTTCCACACCCACAGACATAtgtgttaggttaactggttatTCTAAACTTGCTCTCTGAGTCAGCCTTGCAGCAGAGCGATCATCCTATCGGGGCGACGTCTCTGCTTTGAAAGGCAGTGCCTCCAACAttcagcaataaaaagaaattctgctgaCCATAATGAATCTCAGTTACATCATATTATCAGAAGGCTCAATTTTAGGTGGTCAGGTAGAGAGCATTGAGAGAGTTATACAATTTAACAACTGTCCCAAATGTCTTTATTAACGATTCCAGACATTTTCGCAGTTATTTACTGTCAGAAGATTAGACATGTGACCCTCCAGACAGCTGACAACGACCTGgcttaataacaacaacaccagctggttataagctaacattttGCCAGCTAATATTATCACTGAGTCTCCTAAGAAAATCACACTTTCCCTCTGGTAAACAGTGTGATACCCGCACATCATTTGAGGATTTATTCTCTAAGCGTCCAACAATTAAAGTTTTACTAACACCAGCTAACAGAGGCTTACagtgacaaaaacagcagcacttaccAACAAAAGAAGTTCAGGAAAAACTCAGCAACTCAGCTCAGTATCACTGTCATTCGACAGAAATGGCCTTCAGTAACTAACAAAGCTCTATTCAGAGCTCAGGTAAAGAGCAGACTGACAGCCTGCACTCCATATGGATCAACCAGTCACAGTTTTTCGTCCTCCTGCAGCCACCATTGCTAGGATTATGCACTTTAGAGGGGGTAAGACAACAGaactcagctgactgcagtctgtactctactgacatctagtggtgagataTCACACCAGTGAAAGTTACAACTTTAAACAAAgttccaaaaacaaacaagtgaaaCTCTCTCTTGATTGTATACTTTAACAGTAATACACATGCAACCTTCTAaactatggaacgccaggactgccataatgaattaattaaatacaccattaaataattaattaaatgtgtcaataattaattaaaattggaattaattaattaaataaatagttatgacacatgtaattaattaattattgacacatttaattaattatttatgtatttcacattttaattaattattgacacatttaattaattattgacatcaGATTTCCACAAGCTAACGCGGtttttgcctctgtcagtgcaccccagggtggctgtggctacaatgtagcctgccatcaccagtgtgtgaatgtgtgtgtgaatgggtggatgacaggttgtataaagcgctttggggtccttagggactagaaaagcgctatacaaatacaggccatttaccatttaccattttttttgttgttgtttttggacaAATTATTTCAGAGCTGGGTTACATCAGGGGGAACAGACATctcatttaaatttaatgtctCATTTTTCCAAGTGTGTAAGGAACGTCATCCATCTACAATATAATCAGCAAGCACATGGAGCTATTTGAAGCTTTGTGAAATCATTAGAATTAGAAGTTTGTATTTcttgtattaatattattttaatatcacATTTATATAGCGGATGGAGGTTCAGTTAGTTCTGTACTTTGTACTGCTTCAGAGGAGTGCTCAGCAGTGCTCAGCTGCCCAGTCTTCTGTCAAccataacataaaacaaacattcacTTGATATAACCACGTTTCTGTTATGCTAATCAATTCACAGAAAAGGCACAGGAGGTGCTAGCATCAGCCTGCTAGATCGCTCATAAACTTATTAACAATCAAGTAATACATTTACAAATTGTCCGAAATGTAAACAACAAgtacaacacacaaacatacctgTTCGCCTTCCAGCTAGATGCTAATTTTAAGATGGATGGAAAACGATAACCTTCTCATTTAATCCTTTCTGCGGCAAGCAGTTGCGGTACGATCTTCCTTCCCGGAAGTTGCCCGTTacgaatttcaaaataagagtttaaTCTATATTATAAGGTATAATTCGTTCAGGGATTTAACtatttgaaaaatatcaaataaacaaataatctgGGTCATTTACACTCCCACCAAATCATTAGTGTTCAAAAACATAACTCCATAAACATAGGAAGAAAGAACACAATGATTTCATAATACAAATAATGACCAAACAACAGAAGCATAGTATGCAAGGAATGGACTAGTCACCTTCCAACAATAAGACTAGTTTTTGAACTGGCCGTTCGAGCACTGACCGCTTAGTAAGACGTTCACCATTTTTGCCAAGTTTCCTGTCACCTAGACAGAGCTTCACTCTCCTAACCAGTCCATCTCTGTCCATTGTAGTCTCTacgactcttcccaacctccatTCATTTCTGGGCAAGTCTTCATCCTTCATTATGACTATATCCCCGATCTGCAGGTTTCTCTTTGGGGTGTGCCAGCGTTGTCTAAAGGCAATGTTGGCTAAGTACTCTTTCTGCCAACGGCTCCAGAACTGCTCGGCCAAATATTGTACGTGGCGCCATCTCTTTCTCGCATACATATCTTCCCTTATGAACTTGCCGGGGGGAGGAAGGGCCATGGTAGGCTTCAGGGTAAGTAAGTGGTTTGGTGTCAGTGGCTCAAGACTGTTGGGATCATGTAGGTTTTCAATAGTGAGAGGACGACTATTAACTATCGTCATTGCTTCATAGAAGAATGCTCGGAGGGAAGCATCAGGTAGGTTTCCAGGTGAGAGTCCAAGGGTCGCGTTGAGAACACTCCTGACTGTTCTAATTTGACGCTCCCACACTCCACCAACATGACTTGATCCAGGAGCATTTAGGATGAAGTCACACTGCTTCTTAGAAAGGAAGTTCGTCAGTTTATCACCATCTAATTCCGTGAGGGCTTCCTGCAGTTCATTCTTGGCTCCTAGGAAGTTACTGCCTTGGTCAGATTTGATCTGGCGTACGGCTCCACGTATAGCAATGAAGCAGCGCAGTCCAATTATGAATGAGTCTGTAGATAGATCCTCCAGCATTTCAATATGGATGGCTCTGGAGGAGAAGCAGGTGAAAAGGAGACCATATCGTTTTCGCACACTACGTCCTTGCTTGCTATAGAAGGGTCCAAAGCAATCCATTCCACAGTAGGTAAAGGGTGGAGATGGATTTACTCGCTCTGGAGGGAGATCGGCcattttctgttcttctgtCCGTCTCCGAAGCTTCCGACAAACTACACATCGGCGAAGATAGGATGCAACCGTCCTGCCAATTCCTGGTATCCAGTAACCTCTTGTCCTAATTGCACTGAGAGTCATCCCCTTGCCTTGATGTTTGACTTCTTCATGACAGTATGCTATGATCATCCTTGTAACATGATGTTCCTTTGGAATGATGGTAGGGTGTTTAACTGAGAGAGGAAGGTTTGAATCACGGAGTCGACCTCCCACCTTAATCACACCATTGTTGTCCAAGAAGGGGTTGAGGTGATGTAGCTTGTTATGAGGTGGCAGCTGACAACCTTTCTTCAGTAGCCGCACTTCCTCCGAATATGTTTGTCTCTGCAGATCTTTGATGATGAGGCGCTCGGCTTCTTCTCTTTCCTGCACTGTAGAGAGGCCGATTGACTTATCCTTGTTGATCCTTCGAAGAATGCGAGCCACTGCACAGATGGCACGAGTCCAGGATGAGAACTTTGCCAGCCGATAAGTAAGAGAATCTTGTTCTACAGTTTCCGTGTTTAGAGTCCGTGTTTCCTTAACTTCTGGATCTCCGACTGACAGTTCCGGAGCCACCTCTTCTGAGAGGTCAACTCCCTTTTCCCATAGAAATGCAGGGCCGGTAAACCAGTCCGATGATATTAGCTCATGGACAAAACAACCTCTAGAAGCACGATCCGCAGGATTCTGGTCAGTAGGGACGTATCTCCATTGCCTTTGATCCGTGTAGAGATGTATCTTCTGGATACGGTTGGCTACGAATGTATGAAAACGTCGAGCCTCATTATTGATGTACCCTAGTACAACCTTGGAATCGGTCCAAAAATGCTCTTCAATGTCCGCATATCCAAGTTCTTCCTTCAAAACATTGCTGGTTTTCACAGAGATGACTGCAGCCGTCAACTCTAATCTTGGGATCGTGGTGACCTTTGTTGGGGCGACGCGAGATTTGGCCATGACTAAAGCACAGTGGATGTCTCCTTCTTCATTGCTAAGCCTCAGATATGAACACTGTCCATAGCCAGTAGTGCTTGCGTCGGAGAAGTGATGTAACTCACGTTTAATAACCCTTCCGAAATCTGCCGGGGCATAACTTCGGGGTATATTTATCCTCTCCAAGTTGTTGAGGTCGTTTTTCCATTTCTCCCACCGTGGACGAAGTTCGTTGGTTAGAGGGTCATCCCAACCTGTTCCATGGCAGCACATCTGCTGCAGCACTTCCTTTCCAATGAGCAAAAAGGGGGCTATGAGACCCAAGGGATCGTACAGGGATGCAACAATGGACAATATGCCTCGACGTGTTGCAGGCTGTTCCTTAAGGTTGGTGCTGATCTTCAGGCAGTCTGATTCGACGTGCCATTGGATACCCAACGCTCTCTCTGAAGGTAAGTTATCAAAGGCAAGGTTGAGGTCTTTAATGTCTGATGCACGTTCAGTTGCTGGTATGCTTACCAGGACAGCTTTGTCATTGGACACAAACTTGTGGAGCCTAAGACCACCCAGGGCACAAAGTTTTCTGGCTTCTTCTGCTAACTTGATAGCCTTCTCTGAGCTGTCTGTACTTGTGACTCCATCGTCGACATAGAAATTTCTCAGAATGAACTGAGAGCCTAATGGGTACCGGTCTTTATTTTCTGTAGCCAAATGCTTCAATCCGTAGTTTGCACAGCCAGGCGATGACGCTGCGCCAAAGATATGCACCCTCATACGGTATTCTTGGGGCTGTGCACCGAGATCTCCTTTCTTCCACCAAAGGAAGCGCAGGTAATCCTGGTCTGACTTCTTCACATGAAATTGGTGAAACATTTTCTCTATGTCGCACATCAATGCAGTGGAGTGCAACCGGAAGCGAAGAAGTACACCGTTGAGATTGTTCATCAGGTCAGGACCAGTGAGCAGATGATCATTCAAACTGGTTCCCTTGTACTTGGCAGAGCAGTCGAACACCACGCGCAGTTTGCCTGGCTTCTTGTCGTGGAATACACCGTGATGAGGTATGTACCATTTTTCGCCCTCTTTCCCATCATCGTGGACTTCCTCTGCATCACCCCTTTCTATGACCTCCTCCATGAACTTGATATACTGTTCTTTGTACCCTTCATCCTTTAACAGCTTCCTCTTTAGATGGCTCAGACGTATGACTGCAAGCTGTTTGTTGTCAGGTAAGGTAGGTCTCTCCTTAAAGGGCAACGGCATCTCGTAGTGACCTAGACTGTTCTTTTCGATGTGGTTCTTGAGTTTGTCCAGGAACAGGATGTCCTCCTGAGACACTGGTTTGCCGTCTTCCTTAGCATCCTTAAAGTCAGACTCTAGAATGCGAATGGCATCTGCCGGAGTGACTGGTGGGAGCTCCCTGACTGCAACTCGGAAGCACTGTCCCGCCGTACTTGAGGTGTCGGGGCATGTCGACGTACCACCAACTATGCTCCATCCTAAGTCGGTACGAATTGCATAAGGCTCATCGTCTCCTCCCGTTATGACGTCTCTTGGTGCCATTGCTCGTGCGCAGTTATAGCCTATCAATAAACCAACCTCACAGTCCTGTAGAGGTGGAATCTCTTCTATGACCTTGGAGAGATGATTCCACCTTTTAGCTGTCTCGCATGTTGGGATATGGGCTCTGTTTACTGGTATGCAATCCTTGGTATAAGCAGGAGGAAGGTCGATGAGGAGGGAAGAGCGATAACCCCGAACACAAAGCCCTGAGACTCTTTGGCTCTTTACGATCACGTCGCGTCCAATCATCGTAGTTAACTTCAGCTTAACTGGACAGGAATCTGCCTTTAATACATCACTCAGTTCCTGGTCAACAAACGTCGTGTCGCTTTGCGTGTCCAGCAAGGCGTAAACCAGTTTCTCAGTTCCTGTATCCTTTTTTGACACCCACACAGGCACAATCATTGATGTGTTAGTTGGCTGTCCGGTAATCACTGACATTGAAGTTGCAGCAGCCTCCGTTTGGCCGGCATTGCTCAGGATAGTGGTTTCCTGTGGCAGAACTCTTTCCTTCTTTAAATAGTTGTCATCGTGTAAACAAGTGGGATGTTTACCCTTGCACGTGTTGCATGAGTGTCGATGTCGACAGTCTTTTGCACTATGTCCAGGTTTGGTGCAGCCATAGCAGAGCTTATGTTCTCTGACAAAATCTCGACGCTCCTCCAGAGTTTTAGCAATAAACTTGGGACATCCATGTAGTCTGTGTTGATTATTTTGACAGAAGGCACAAGGAgacctttcctttcctttaacTGGCTTGAGCCTCTCGGTGTCAgcctcagtctgtgtgtttagaACGCTTGCCTTGTTCCTCTTAGGGTCTCTGCTGCCTTGTTTTGCAGTGCTCGACTCAGAGCTGCGGAGGGCATAAGCTGAGGTGATTGGATTGCAAGCAATCTCTGCCTCTGTCGCCATAAATGCGGCGAAGTCCTTAAAACTGGGGAATTCCTTATTGCCCTTTAAGGCTTCAGTAACCTTCCTGTTCCAGTGAGATGCTATCCACTCTGGTAGTTTAAGGATTAGCTTCTTATTCTCTTCACAGTCGTTCAGTATTTCGAGGCTCTTCACATGTGTCATTGCATCTTGGCAAGCGTTTAAGAAATCTGAGAAGTCTCTTAATCCTTCTGCATCTCTTGGTTGGATCTTTGGCCAATCTGTGAGCTTATCTCTGAAggctttctgtataataaagGTTTGGCCATATCTGTTATCCAGTTTGTTCCACGCATCCTTATAAGCGTCGCTGTCATTCCTATAGAAAGTTCCTTCTAATGTTTTACGAGCTGGGCCGCCTACATACTTCCTCAAGTAATAAAGTTTGTCTGCTGGGGAGATGGCCTTTTTGTCAATAAGTGACATGAATGAAGTTTTCCACTCGATGAACTGAATGGGGTCCCCACTAAATACAGACGGCTCTGGAACTGGAAGTCTATTTAGAGCCATACTGTCTTGTAGGGCTTGGGCAAGGGATGACACGTTTAGGTCGGGTGGCGATGCTGTGACGGTGGGAGTTGGAGGGTTGATAGCAGGGGGAACATGATGGTTTCCCACTGAACTATTAGAGGAATGGAGACTGCCTTCCTGCGAGGCTACCTGGCTGTAGACTTGCAGTTTGGCCCGAGCGGCCCTCAAATTCTTTTCTGCTTGGAGGCGTTCAAGTCTGCGCTTTTCTACTTCCATTTTTCTGTGCTGTTCCTCTATCTTCTCCATTTGTCTCTCTTCTTCCAGCAACCCTTCAAATTCGACTTCCTTAGCAGCtagctctgctgctgcatccGCCTGTTTGAGTGTTAGAGTAGTGCCTTTGTGACTACGGATTGACTTTGTCACTCTAGATGCAGTGGATCCATAGAT from Astatotilapia calliptera chromosome 10, fAstCal1.2, whole genome shotgun sequence harbors:
- the LOC113030839 gene encoding uncharacterized protein LOC113030839, producing the protein MKEMETPSSQTELEHQIVDLQNKIKGLKASLEDTSETTEIELLEKEIQRREETLNNLQGELKEGLRRSTRTKFPTPKALEMQQEEARKRERKFISTYERWKIRARESREQLKSDISKGELASLMDSLEKEKETVLNTYLEIRSHITPSPELRRHVDSCEAVTAEIMKVTYERMSDLDGDYDAEQVHCRLRELLKNSYARSIYGSTASRVTKSIRSHKGTTLTLKQADAAAELAAKEVEFEGLLEEERQMEKIEEQHRKMEVEKRRLERLQAEKNLRAARAKLQVYSQVASQEGSLHSSNSSVGNHHVPPAINPPTPTVTASPPDLNVSSLAQALQDSMALNRLPVPEPSVFSGDPIQFIEWKTSFMSLIDKKAISPADKLYYLRKYVGGPARKTLEGTFYRNDSDAYKDAWNKLDNRYGQTFIIQKAFRDKLTDWPKIQPRDAEGLRDFSDFLNACQDAMTHVKSLEILNDCEENKKLILKLPEWIASHWNRKVTEALKGNKEFPSFKDFAAFMATEAEIACNPITSAYALRSSESSTAKQGSRDPKRNKASVLNTQTEADTERLKPVKGKERSPCAFCQNNQHRLHGCPKFIAKTLEERRDFVREHKLCYGCTKPGHSAKDCRHRHSCNTCKGKHPTCLHDDNYLKKERVLPQETTILSNAGQTEAAATSMSVITGQPTNTSMIVPVWVSKKDTGTEKLVYALLDTQSDTTFVDQELSDVLKADSCPVKLKLTTMIGRDVIVKSQRVSGLCVRGYRSSLLIDLPPAYTKDCIPVNRAHIPTCETAKRWNHLSKVIEEIPPLQDCEVGLLIGYNCARAMAPRDVITGGDDEPYAIRTDLGWSIVGGTSTCPDTSSTAGQCFRVAVRELPPVTPADAIRILESDFKDAKEDGKPVSQEDILFLDKLKNHIEKNSLGHYEMPLPFKERPTLPDNKQLAVIRLSHLKRKLLKDEGYKEQYIKFMEEVIERGDAEEVHDDGKEGEKWYIPHHGVFHDKKPGKLRVVFDCSAKYKGTSLNDHLLTGPDLMNNLNGVLLRFRLHSTALMCDIEKMFHQFHVKKSDQDYLRFLWWKKGDLGAQPQEYRMRVHIFGAASSPGCANYGLKHLATENKDRYPLGSQFILRNFYVDDGVTSTDSSEKAIKLAEEARKLCALGGLRLHKFVSNDKAVLVSIPATERASDIKDLNLAFDNLPSERALGIQWHVESDCLKISTNLKEQPATRRGILSIVASLYDPLGLIAPFLLIGKEVLQQMCCHGTGWDDPLTNELRPRWEKWKNDLNNLERINIPRSYAPADFGRVIKRELHHFSDASTTGYGQCSYLRLSNEEGDIHCALVMAKSRVAPTKVTTIPRLELTAAVISVKTSNVLKEELGYADIEEHFWTDSKVVLGYINNEARRFHTFVANRIQKIHLYTDQRQWRYVPTDQNPADRASRGCFVHELISSDWFTGPAFLWEKGVDLSEEVAPELSVGDPEVKETRTLNTETVEQDSLTYRLAKFSSWTRAICAVARILRRINKDKSIGLSTVQEREEAERLIIKDLQRQTYSEEVRLLKKGCQLPPHNKLHHLNPFLDNNGVIKVGGRLRDSNLPLSVKHPTIIPKEHHVTRMIIAYCHEEVKHQGKGMTLSAIRTRGYWIPGIGRTVASYLRRCVVCRKLRRRTEEQKMADLPPERVNPSPPFTYCGMDCFGPFYSKQGRSVRKRYGLLFTCFSSRAIHIEMLEDLSTDSFIIGLRCFIAIRGAVRQIKSDQGSNFLGAKNELQEALTELDGDKLTNFLSKKQCDFILNAPGSSHVGGVWERQIRTVRSVLNATLGLSPGNLPDASLRAFFYEAMTIVNSRPLTIENLHDPNSLEPLTPNHLLTLKPTMALPPPGKFIREDMYARKRWRHVQYLAEQFWSRWQKEYLANIAFRQRWHTPKRNLQIGDIVIMKDEDLPRNEWRLGRVVETTMDRDGLVRRVKLCLGDRKLGKNGERLTKRSVLERPVQKLVLLLEGD